A stretch of Ipomoea triloba cultivar NCNSP0323 chromosome 13, ASM357664v1 DNA encodes these proteins:
- the LOC116001939 gene encoding mannose/glucose-specific lectin-like, producing MASAVPMDTIAGPFGFAGGNFWSFRPVNKINQIVIHYTTGNNPIALTFSSTRDDGSKDTITVGGGGPEVVVNTDTVNIGADEYLVHFSGTLGTFLSNNVVRSIKFTTNLKEYGPFGPNVGEPFMPVNVVPNKIVGFVGRAGYFIDAIGTYNSDK from the exons ATGGCATCCGCAGTTCCTATGGATACCATAGCTGGACCATTTGGATTCGCCGGTGGAAATTTTTGGAGTTTCCGACCTGTAAACAAGATAAACCAGATAGTCATTCATTATACCACTGGTAACAACCCCATTGCCTTAACTTTTTCTAGCACTAGAGATGATGGTTCAAAGGATACAATCACAGTAGGAGGAGGAGGACCAGAAGTCGTCGTTAACACTGACACG GTGAATATTGGCGCGGATGAATACTTGGTTCATTTTAGTGGAACGTTGGGAACTTTCTTGAGTAACAATGTGGTACGTTCAATAAAGTTCACTACCAATTTGAAAGAATACGGGCCTTTTGGACCCAATGTTGGAGAGCCATTCATGCCTGTGAATGTCGTTCCCAATAAGATTGTTGGATTCGTTGGTCGCGCTGGATACTTTATTGATGCTATTGGTACTTATAATTCCGATAAGTGA
- the LOC116001940 gene encoding mannose/glucose-specific lectin-like, translating to MASAVPMDTIAGPFGFAGGNFWSFRPVNKINQIVIHYTTGNNPIALTFSSTRDDGSKDTITVGGGGPEVVVNTDTVNIGADEYLVHFSGTLGTFLSNNVVRSIKFTTNLKDYGPFGPNVGEPFMPVNVVPNKIVGFVGRAGYFIDAIGTYNSDK from the exons ATGGCATCCGCAGTTCCTATGGACACCATAGCTGGACCATTTGGATTCGCCGGTGGAAATTTTTGGAGTTTCCGACCTGTAAACAAGATAAACCAGATAGTCATTCATTATACCACTGGTAACAACCCCATTGCCTTAACTTTTTCTAGCACTAGAGATGATGGTTCAAAGGATACAATCACAGTAGGAGGAGGAGGACCAGAAGTCGTCGTTAACACTGACACG GTGAATATTGGCGCGGATGAATACTTGGTTCATTTTAGTGGAACGTTGGGAACTTTCTTGAGTAACAATGTGGTACGTTCAATAAAGTTCACTACCAATTTGAAAGACTACGGGCCTTTTGGACCCAATGTTGGAGAGCCATTCATGCCTGTGAATGTCGTTCCCAATAAGATTGTTGGATTCGTTGGTCGCGCTGGATACTTTATTGATGCTATTGGTACTTATAATTCTGATAAGTGA